One genomic window of Eggerthella timonensis includes the following:
- a CDS encoding DUF2207 domain-containing protein has protein sequence MQNMSGSQLRESFAFSRRNAALACAVLVAFACALVALAPGQAHAKSYTMPKVDIQAQVETDGALQVTEQRTFDFDGDFTAVWWTFNGLPANASIKVNGVRMANVDADGTVVGDWTTLPSESFVLSWRDSGGPGNDSYSFDAPMNSVYVFFNASDDRRIIELDYTVVNGAQAYNDVGEVYWQYVGSQWAEDSDNVTMTLALPVPQGTEVVPGENVRAWGHGPLDGKVAVNADGTVTYTVPHVAAGQYAEARVVFPVEWLTNLSPESAALHQGQNRLDEVLKEEQAWSDEANRNRMLSLAFVIGCGVVCVLLIAWALRAYFKFGREYKPTFTDEYWRDVPDPTVHPAAIGRLWRWDRESQDDFTATLMHLAHIGAIRIDAGSYEEPGVFGRTKTVDDYYLTKLPAADSVTDPVDRHTLDLLFGRFAQGADSLWFGTIKKYGEDNPQEFVDAMKGWQGMLSAETNREDFFEAKGKRYQGYLIALAVVVAVAGIAIWLLMSNFIPLIFMIPTAIALGVIGNYMPRRSVRGNELTAKSKALRNWLTDFSSLDERPPTDVKVWGEFMVYAYLFGVADQAIKQLQTTMPQLFEYDGSMGMTYMPWWFWYTGGHTAAGAAMPSVGDMLQTSLSNTMSTAQAALSGASGNFSSGGGFGGGFSGGGGGGFGGGGGAR, from the coding sequence ATGCAAAACATGAGCGGTTCGCAACTCCGCGAATCCTTCGCTTTTTCCCGGCGAAACGCCGCGCTTGCCTGCGCGGTCCTCGTTGCGTTCGCGTGCGCGCTCGTGGCGCTTGCCCCCGGACAGGCGCACGCGAAGTCGTACACCATGCCCAAAGTGGATATCCAAGCTCAGGTGGAAACCGACGGAGCGTTGCAGGTGACCGAGCAGCGGACGTTCGATTTCGACGGCGATTTCACCGCCGTATGGTGGACGTTCAACGGTCTTCCGGCGAATGCGTCGATCAAGGTCAACGGCGTGCGCATGGCGAACGTCGACGCCGACGGCACGGTGGTGGGAGACTGGACGACGCTTCCCAGCGAGTCGTTCGTGCTGAGCTGGCGCGATTCGGGAGGGCCGGGGAACGATTCGTACTCGTTCGACGCGCCGATGAACAGCGTGTACGTATTCTTCAACGCGTCTGACGACCGTCGCATCATCGAGCTGGACTACACGGTGGTGAACGGCGCGCAGGCGTACAACGACGTGGGCGAGGTGTACTGGCAGTATGTTGGTTCGCAATGGGCCGAGGATTCCGATAACGTCACCATGACGCTGGCGTTGCCCGTGCCGCAGGGCACCGAGGTGGTGCCGGGCGAGAACGTGCGCGCGTGGGGCCACGGGCCGCTCGACGGCAAGGTTGCCGTGAACGCCGATGGCACCGTGACGTATACCGTGCCGCACGTTGCGGCGGGGCAGTACGCCGAGGCGCGCGTGGTGTTCCCCGTGGAGTGGCTGACGAACCTGTCGCCGGAAAGCGCCGCGTTGCACCAGGGCCAGAACCGTCTGGACGAAGTGCTGAAAGAGGAACAGGCGTGGTCGGACGAGGCGAATCGCAACCGCATGCTGTCGCTTGCGTTCGTCATCGGCTGCGGCGTGGTCTGCGTGCTGCTCATCGCATGGGCGCTGCGCGCGTACTTCAAGTTCGGGCGCGAGTACAAGCCCACGTTCACCGACGAATACTGGCGCGACGTGCCCGATCCGACCGTTCATCCGGCGGCTATCGGCCGTTTGTGGCGCTGGGATCGCGAAAGCCAGGACGACTTCACGGCAACGCTCATGCATCTCGCGCATATCGGCGCGATCCGCATCGACGCGGGCAGCTACGAGGAGCCTGGCGTATTCGGTCGCACGAAGACCGTGGACGACTACTACCTCACCAAGCTGCCGGCTGCCGACAGCGTGACCGATCCGGTGGATCGGCATACGCTGGATCTGCTGTTCGGGCGATTCGCCCAGGGCGCCGACTCGCTGTGGTTCGGCACCATTAAGAAGTACGGCGAGGACAACCCGCAGGAATTCGTCGATGCGATGAAGGGTTGGCAGGGCATGCTGTCGGCCGAGACGAACCGCGAGGATTTCTTCGAAGCGAAGGGCAAGCGCTACCAGGGCTATCTCATCGCGCTCGCCGTGGTGGTAGCCGTGGCCGGCATCGCGATTTGGTTGCTCATGTCGAATTTCATCCCGCTGATCTTCATGATTCCGACGGCCATCGCGCTGGGCGTGATCGGAAACTACATGCCGCGCCGCAGCGTGAGGGGCAACGAGCTGACCGCCAAGAGCAAGGCACTGCGCAACTGGCTGACCGACTTCTCGTCGCTTGACGAGCGTCCGCCCACCGATGTGAAGGTGTGGGGCGAGTTCATGGTGTATGCGTACCTGTTCGGCGTTGCTGATCAGGCCATCAAGCAGCTGCAGACCACCATGCCGCAGCTGTTCGAATACGACGGCTCGATGGGCATGACCTATATGCCGTGGTGGTTCTGGTACACGGGCGGCCACACGGCCGCGGGCGCCGCGATGCCCTCGGTGGGTGACATGCTGCAGACGTCGCTGTCGAACACGATGTCGACGGCTCAGGCGGCGCTGTCGGGCGCCAGCGGGAATTTCTCGAGCGGCGGCGGCTTCGGCGGCGGTTTCTCCGGCGGCGGAGGCGGCGGCTTCGGCGGAGGCGGCGGCGCCCGCTAG